From a single Brassica oleracea var. oleracea cultivar TO1000 chromosome C5, BOL, whole genome shotgun sequence genomic region:
- the LOC106344501 gene encoding dual specificity protein kinase shkC-like, whose amino-acid sequence MNEEKYGDRADVYSFGLLLWQLITAKVPYEHLNSISPRLAAQRVIGGERPAIPGNMNLKLKIIIENCWNEDPFFRHSISRVSTALHTLLSAVNESEPEPDPEPEPSSAVPTESGVRDKMLARNVSILINSV is encoded by the exons ATGAACGAAGAAAAATATGGTGATAGAGCAGATGTGTATAGCTTTGGACTGTTGTTGTGGCAGCTGATAACTGCTAAG GTACCATACGAGCATTTAAATAGCATATCCCCACGCCTAGCTGCACAACGTGTTATAGGG GGAGAAAGGCCAGCAATACCAGGAAACATGAATCTGAAGCTCAAAATCATTATAGAAAACTGCTGGAATGAAGATCCATTTTTCAGGCATAGTATCTCTCGAGTGAGTACAGCATTGCACACACTGCTCTCAGCAGTGAATGAGTCTGAGCCTGAGCCTGATCCTGAGCCAGAGCCTTCATCAGCTGTTCCCACAGAATCA GGAGTGAGGGACAAGATGCTAGCTAGGAACGTGTCCATCCTGATAAATTCTGTGTGA
- the LOC106295606 gene encoding extensin-3 encodes MGSPMASLVATLLVLTISLTFVSQSTANYFYSSPPPPVKHYQYKSPPPPVKHYSPPPVYHSPPPPKKHYEYKSPPPPVKHYSPPPVYHSPPPPKKHYEYKSPPPPVKHYSPPPVYHSPPPPKKHYVYKSPPPPVKHYSPPPVYHSPPPPKKHYVYKSPPPPVMHYSPPPVYHSPPPPKKHYVYKSPPPPVKHYSPPPVYHSPPPPKKHYVYKSPPPPVKHYSPPPVYHSPPPPKKHYVYKSPPPPVKHYSPPPVYHSPPPPKKHYVYKSPPPPVKHYSPPPVYHSPPPPKKHYVYKSPPPPVKHYSPPPVYHPPPPPKKHYVYKSPPPPVKHYSPPPVYHSPPPPKKHYVYKSPPPPVKHYSPPPVYHSPPPPKKKYVYKSPPPPVHHYSPPHHPYLYKSPPPPYHY; translated from the coding sequence ATGGGGTCTCCAATGGCCTCTTTAGTAGCAACTTTGCTTGTCTTGACAATCTCTCTCACCTTTGTATCTCAATCAACCGCTAACTACTTCTACTCTTCTCCTCCACCTCCGGTTAAACACTACCAATACAAATCTCCACCTCCTCCTGTTAAGCATTACTCTCCCCCTCCAGTTTACCATTCTCCACCACCACCTAAAAAACACTACGAATACAAATCCCCTCCTCCTCCGGTCAAGCATTATTCTCCACCACCGGTTTATCACTCTCCACCACCACCAAAAAAGCACTACGAGTACAAATCCCCTCCTCCTCCGGTTAAGCACTACTCTCCACCACCGGTTTACCATTCTCCACCACCACCAAAGAAGCACTATGTGTACAAATCCCCTCCTCCTCCGGTTAAACACTATTCTCCTCCTCCTGTTTACCATTCTCCACCACCACCCAAGAAGCACTATGTGTACAAATCTCCACCCCCACCTGTTATGCACTACTCTCCCCCACCAGTCTACCATTCACCACCACCACCCAAAAAACATTACGTATACAAATCTCCTCCTCCTCCGGTTAAACACTACTCACCACCTCCAGTTTACCATTCCCCACCCCCACCTAAAAAGCATTATGTCTACAAATCTCCTCCACCACCGGTTAAACACTACTCTCCTCCCCCGGTTTACCACTCTCCACCACCACCAAAGAAACACTACGTGTACAAATCACCTCCTCCTCCAGTTAAGCACTATTCTCCACCTCCAGTTTACCACTCTCCACCACCACCAAAGAAACACTACGTGTACAAATCCCCTCCTCCCCCGGTTAAGCACTACTCCCCTCCTCCAGTTTACCATTCCCCACCCCCACCAAAGAAACACTACGTCTACAAATCTCCTCCTCCTCCAGTGAAACACTACTCTCCCCCTCCGGTTTACCATCCCCCACCACCACCAAAGAAACATTACGTGTACAAATCCCCTCCTCCTCCAGTTAAACACTATTCCCCACCACCGGTTTACCATTCTCCACCACCACCAAAGAAGCACTACGTCTACAAATCCCCTCCTCCTCCGGTTAAGCACTACTCTCCTCCTCCGGTTTATCATTCCCCACCACCACCTAAGAAAAAGTACGTATATAAGTCACCTCCTCCTCCAGTCCACCACTACTCTCCCCCACACCATCCTTACCTCTACAAATCTCCTCCTCCTCCATACCACTATTAG
- the LOC106344028 gene encoding uncharacterized protein LOC106344028 produces MADGGYWNQQQRHHQPPPMSPIPHGGPLKRHRSDFDHDYVSRDEDRGIPHSVRDTRTIGSAYDRYLQSAQTSSMPSEEAGRFHVAGMGRRGGELMPGRGGVLMPPDFGPNGRDLGFGQQDLVVGRPGRELLRLPPDASNTLFVEGLPSNCSRREVSHIFRPFLGYKEVRLVTKDTKQRNGNPVVLCFVDFENPACAATARTALQGYRMDENEQDSKNLQIQFSRNPGRRAGQRGGRR; encoded by the exons ATGGCAGATGGTGGGTACTGGAACCAGCAGCAGAGACATCATCAGCCTCCTCCGATGTCGCCGATCCCTCACGGTGGTCCTCTGAAACGTCACCGTTCTGACTTCG ACCATGATTACGTGTCACGAGATGAGGATAGAGGTATCCCTCATTCAGTAAGAGATACGAGGACTATTGGGTCAGCTTATGATCGCTACCTTCAGAGTGCG CAAACGTCTTCTATGCCATCTGAAGAAGCTGGTCGCTTTCATGTTGCTGGCATGGGAAGACGAGGAGGTGAGCTTATGCCTGGGCGTGGTGGAGTTCTTATGCCTCCAGATTTTGGGCCTAATGGTCGAGATTTGGGTTTTGGTCAACAAGATTTAGTTGTTGGTAGGCCTGGAAGAGAACTGCTTCGTCTACCTCCAGATGCATCCAACACTCTCTTTGTCGAAGGACTTCCTTCTAATTGCTCTAGGAGGGAAGTATCTC ATATATTTCGGCCTTTTCTGGGATATAAAGAAGTGAGACTTGTGACCAAAGATACAAAGCAA AGGAATGGAAATCCTGTTGTTCTATGTTTTGTTGATTTTGAAAATCCTGCTTGTGCAGCAACTGCTCGTACTGCCCTGCAAG GCTATAGAATGGATGAAAATGAACAGGACTCCAAAAATTTGCAGATCCAGTTTTCAAGAAACCCAGGTCGAAGAGCAGGACAACGCGGAGGAAGGAGGTGA